From the Anabaena sphaerica FACHB-251 genome, the window TTAACACGAAAGTTGGGATTAGATAAACAGAATATTCTGCTATTGGAAAAAAATAAATGCTGCATCTTTCCTTGGATGGGTACTGTGGCTTACCGCACGTTAGAAAGGTTGCTTAATTGCTTTTGTCGAGAATCTTTAGAAATTAGCAGTATTGGGGGAATAAATCCCTATTATTTGACTTTGAAGTTAGGTAAGGATAAATTTTCATCTGTTTATTCAGAAATTGCTTCGTTATGTGAGCAAAGAATTACAGCAGAAAATTTAGTTAGTCATGCAGAAGCGCCAGAATTACAAAAATATGATCAGTTTATTCCCTATGAACTGTTACGGAAAGCATTTGTTAATGATTATTTGGATATAGAAGAAATGAAAAAGCAGGTTTCCCTTTGGTAGAGGGATAAAATTTAAAGTGCTATTATCGTTGTTGTCAACTTAACGAAGCAGTTCTGTACACTTATAGCCAAAAATATGAATTACAAGATGGATTCTACCAATAGTTCTATAGCTACAGAAAAAACGGCTGTTGTCATTGGGGGAAGTATCGCCGGAATGTTGGCGGCTCAGGTGCTGACTAAACATTTTGACCGTGTAATAATTTTAGAACGGGATCTGCTAAAAACAATAGAACAAGCAGAACAACGCCCTGGTGTCCCCCAATCTCTTCATGTTCATGGTTTACTGATGCGGGGTCAACAGATTTTAGAACAGTTATTTCCTGGTATCGTTGCTGAATTAGCAGATTCAGGCGCACCCCTGATCAACTGGACAGCAGATTGTCCTTGGTTGGGTTTTGGTGGCTGGTCGCCCCGCTTTCGTTCTCATTTGACTACCCCCACCTTTAGCCGGAATTTGCTGGAATTGACTATCCGCAAACATTTGGCTGCAAATGACCGTGTGGAATTTAGGTCAGCAACACAGGTAACTAGCTTGCTATCCAATGTCAACAAAACTGCTGTTACTGGTGTGCAGATACGCACGGGTAATGAACCGGAAACAGAGATATTTGCTGATTTGGTGGTGGATGCAACGGGGCGGAATTCCCGCACACCTCACTGGTTGCAAGGGATGGGCTATGAACCACCCCAGGAAACAATTGTCAATTCTTTTTTAGGCTACGCTAGTCGCTGGTATCAACTTCCGGCTGATTTGCAAATTGATTGGCACTCAGTTTTTATCACGGCACAACCACCAGGCACTCGTGGGGGTGTGCTTTATCAAATCGAAGGTAAACGCTGGATTCTGACAATGGTTGGTATTGGTCGAGATTATCCACCTACTGATGAGGCAGGTTTTTTAGAATTTGCTCGCAGTTTGCGATCGCCTATGATCTACGAAGCCATCAAAAATGCCGAACCAATCTCACCAATTTACGCCTATAAACGTACAGAAAACAGTCTGCGTCATTATGAAAAACTGTCTCGGTTCCCAGAAAATTTGGTGGTATTAGGTGATGCTGTTTGTAGCTTCAATCCTGTTTACGGTCAAGGTATGACTACCGCTGCTTTGGGTGCTGTGACTCTGGATGAATGTTTAAGCCAACAAGGTAATTTAATTGGTCTATCTCGACGGTTTCAAAAGCAACTCAATCAGGTAATCAGTGTACCTTGGATGATGGCTACAGGTGAGGATTTCCGTTGGTCTACAACCGAGGGAGGACAACCCAGTTTTATCAATAAAATGATGCAAAGATATTTAGAACAAGTGCTGGTGTTACAAAGCAAAAGTGCGGAAGTTCATCAGTTGTTTTTAGAAGTAGTTAACATGATCAAACCTCCCAGCGCATTTTTCCATCCTAGAATTTTAATACAGGTTTTAAGACAGGTTTTTGCTTTCCAGATTCAAGGGGAAAATTTGAATCAGGGGGAAAGTTTACCAAAATCTCTACCTGCGGTTGTGAAGTGAGTTGAAGAATTTATCTGCTTTTGTGGGGTGGGCATCTGCCTACCCTCATCATGTAATATAAAACTAAATTTTAGTTATTTCTCAGAACTCCTAAACCAGCTTTAGTTTCAATATAATCTGCTAACTTGATAAAGTCTTCACGCGGATGGCATCTTCCCCCAATGAGATCAAATGCTAACCTACTACCGGGATTGTCTGGATTTTCGAGGATATGTATACCCCAATAATAAAGTAAATCGCTGGAACGAATACAAACCTCTTCTGGATCTATACAATGAAATTTATCATCTATTTTACTAATTTGTTGATAAGCCCCAAAATAGACTTGTTTCATAAGCTGAAAACGTTTGATACCAGGGTCTTTAAAATTATTGACTACAACAAATAAATGAGCAATTTTGTTGATTTTACGTATTTCTTGAACAGTACCTTGAATAACTTTTCCATGCTTATTAATTCCTAGCGGATTTAAAGTTGTTGGTATGATACAGTAATCAAATTTCTGAATTAGCTCTATGGGATTTCTTTCCAGTGCAGGTGAGCAATCACAAATTACTATTTGACAATCACGGGCTGCATCTTCATGCCAATCCATACCATCAAACACTTGAATAGTTGTACCAACACCTTTAGGATTAGGAACAAAAACACCATCACCTACTAGTTTTTGCAGATTTTGTTCTGGGTCTAAATCTACAAGGGCAATATTAAATCCTTGTAGTGCTAATGCACCTGCTAAATGTCCCGCTACCGTCGTTTTCCCGACTCCACCTTTACAAGTAAAAACTCCAAAATAAACTTTTTTTGGAGGATCTGTTTTTATGGTTTCCTCTGTTTCTTCCGGTCCATTAACTTCTACAATCTTATTCTCATAGGCAATTGCACAGCGAATTTTAGTATTTCTATCCCAGCCTCTGATTAAAGCTAATGCTGGTCCCCCGAAACCTTTTGTAGTTATAAACCAACCAAAATTAAATTGTTTTCCTTCCGGGGAATCCAAATAATCAGCAAATTTTAAAAGTTGTGGTGCTGTTACATTACCCTTTAGCCATTTCACCTGAACAGCACCAGTTAAGTTTCCTTTTTTGATAACTAAATCATATCCAGGTTGGTTAGGTTTGGCAGTTTCAACCGTCCAGCCGGCTTTATGGATCAGTCTTGCTACGTGCTGCTCAAAGTGG encodes:
- a CDS encoding FAD-dependent oxidoreductase — its product is MNYKMDSTNSSIATEKTAVVIGGSIAGMLAAQVLTKHFDRVIILERDLLKTIEQAEQRPGVPQSLHVHGLLMRGQQILEQLFPGIVAELADSGAPLINWTADCPWLGFGGWSPRFRSHLTTPTFSRNLLELTIRKHLAANDRVEFRSATQVTSLLSNVNKTAVTGVQIRTGNEPETEIFADLVVDATGRNSRTPHWLQGMGYEPPQETIVNSFLGYASRWYQLPADLQIDWHSVFITAQPPGTRGGVLYQIEGKRWILTMVGIGRDYPPTDEAGFLEFARSLRSPMIYEAIKNAEPISPIYAYKRTENSLRHYEKLSRFPENLVVLGDAVCSFNPVYGQGMTTAALGAVTLDECLSQQGNLIGLSRRFQKQLNQVISVPWMMATGEDFRWSTTEGGQPSFINKMMQRYLEQVLVLQSKSAEVHQLFLEVVNMIKPPSAFFHPRILIQVLRQVFAFQIQGENLNQGESLPKSLPAVVK
- a CDS encoding AAA family ATPase, with the protein product MPSSLEPAEFIQDFTHFEQHVARLIHKAGWTVETAKPNQPGYDLVIKKGNLTGAVQVKWLKGNVTAPQLLKFADYLDSPEGKQFNFGWFITTKGFGGPALALIRGWDRNTKIRCAIAYENKIVEVNGPEETEETIKTDPPKKVYFGVFTCKGGVGKTTVAGHLAGALALQGFNIALVDLDPEQNLQKLVGDGVFVPNPKGVGTTIQVFDGMDWHEDAARDCQIVICDCSPALERNPIELIQKFDYCIIPTTLNPLGINKHGKVIQGTVQEIRKINKIAHLFVVVNNFKDPGIKRFQLMKQVYFGAYQQISKIDDKFHCIDPEEVCIRSSDLLYYWGIHILENPDNPGSRLAFDLIGGRCHPREDFIKLADYIETKAGLGVLRNN